The following nucleotide sequence is from Tardiphaga alba.
GCCGCGTGAGCAGCACGATCCCCGCTGCAATGCCAAGCACCGCCGATATCAAAGACCAGACGAAGCCCGGTACCTGACGCGCCCACAATGTCATCAGCAGCGCGGCGAGTCCTGCCAGCAGGAACATCCAGCCGAGCATCACGGTGACGGCGATGCTGGCGATCGGCGGCACGATCATCGCGGCGAGACCCAGAACCACCAGCACGATGCCTTCGATGAGGAAGGCTTTCCAATGGGCGCGAACGGCTTCGCTCATCTTCGATTGCAGTTCAGCGAAATCGGGAGGCATGGTCATGGGCAATTCCTGATCGGCCCGACGGGGCACTGTCGCCTGACTATAGCCGCAACCGGGCCGCGGCGCGAAATATCCGCGACCATCGTCAAGTACTTTAGATGAATTGTCGAAGCTTATTGCTGAATTGGAATCGCCGGCGCCGCGGTCCGCATGCGGTTGCGGCCGAGGAAATAGGCGGCGCTGGTCAGCACCAGCAGCACGCCACCGATGACGATGGATGTTACACCGAGCGGCACCAGCACCATAGTCACTGTGCGCTCGGGATTGCTGTACCAATGCCGCAGCGATGAAATCAGGAACGCTGTGCCCGCAAAGCCCGCCGCGCCGCCCGCAAAAGTCAGCGCCCACATGCTGCGCAATTGCGCGAGCCGTTCGCGCGATACGTCCGTATGAGGCGCGTGATGAGCGCCGATGCGGCGCACCAGCCGGGCGGCAAGGGCGATGGTCCCGAACCCAAACAACATGCCGGCGCCTTCCAGCGCGCGACGGCCGAGCCCCACGATTTCGGGATGTTGTTGCAAGGTGAGCAGCGGCAGGTCGTAGCA
It contains:
- a CDS encoding HdeD family acid-resistance protein, encoding MTMPPDFAELQSKMSEAVRAHWKAFLIEGIVLVVLGLAAMIVPPIASIAVTVMLGWMFLLAGLAALLMTLWARQVPGFVWSLISAVLGIAAGIVLLTRPAESTLTLTVVVGIYFLAEGVATIMYALQHRKELSERWSWLAISGLMDILIAFFIISGLPGSAAWAIGVLVGINLLIGGSSLIGMALAARNKA